TCGCTGGAGAACGTGGTCGAAATCTCGGGACCGAGACTCTCACGGGCGGACGCCGCGAGACTGAAGAAAGATTACTGAATGTGGCCTTCGGCGCGGAGTTGCTCTGCGTCTTCGCTCGAGTATCGCCACTCGATGTTGGCCTTCTCGTCTTGCCAAGACCACGGCTCCACGAGCACGACGTCGTCCTCGTTGATCCAGTTTCGGTACTTCATCCGACCGGGAATCCGGCCGAGACGAGTCTCCCCGTCCGCGCATCGGACGCGCACGTGGTTCCCACCCAGGTGCTGCGTCACGACGGCGAACACTTCGTCGTCGTTGGGCATTCGGAGGTTCCGACGCCCTGATTCTTCGCTCACACTCCAATTAGGTAACGTAGACGTTTAAGTTATGGGAGACTCGTGGTAGCGTCCGGCATACCGAGCTATCTCGGAGGCGGCGCGACGAAAAAGCGCGTCGCGGGAGTCGAATCCGCGGACCGGTTCGGAGCGTTCAGTACCGGGACGGGAGGAACGCCAGCCCCACGAGGAGGGCCACAACCGAGCCACAGAGGATGACGATACCCCACAG
The genomic region above belongs to Halopelagius inordinatus and contains:
- the eif1A gene encoding translation initiation factor eIF-1A, which codes for MSEESGRRNLRMPNDDEVFAVVTQHLGGNHVRVRCADGETRLGRIPGRMKYRNWINEDDVVLVEPWSWQDEKANIEWRYSSEDAEQLRAEGHIQ